A stretch of the Rufibacter tibetensis genome encodes the following:
- the thrA gene encoding bifunctional aspartate kinase/homoserine dehydrogenase I, protein MKILKFGGTSVGSPHAIGMLLQIVKDHKQRGEAIALICSAMSGVTDTLLHSMTTAAAGGEVQPTLKEIEQRHYEVVRGFLEVKHQNQALLGLKLFFNELEELFSGIRTLGEVSPRTKDRVVAYGELCSNLMLAHVVGQHCGPAVFGDARQFIKTDSTYGKAAVNGPLTGDLTRGFFEQNQGAIPVITGFVASNEQGETTTLGRGGSDYTAAIVGAAVGASEIQIWTDVDGFMTSDPRMVKKAFPLKQLSYNEAIELSYFGAKVIHPPTMLPAIANNIRIIIKNTFNPTFEGTVIGPRATANSTLIKGISYIRDISLVNVQGSGMVGHKGFSGRLFNTLANCGVNVTLITQASSEHSITFAISPQDVPAASHAIQEEFAYELLSGKLEQPDIEQELSIVAVVGENMRNAKGLSGKVFSALGRSGVNINAIAQGSSELNISMVLEKQDLQKAVNAIHDALFLSPVKTLNVFCCGTGTIGHTLLRQLQEHHAYLETQRHVKVNLAGICNSRKMLIRSEGIGLGNWQQELQESEDAGNLDAFVEQAISLNLPNSVFIDNTGSAVVPQVYNTLFQSSISVVTCNKIGNSGPFEDYSRSKRLARKNGVDYWYETNVGAGLPIITTLHDLLISGDEVLKIEAILSGTISFIFNEFKGDRTFASVVREAQEKGFTEPDPRDDLSGLDFARKLLILARETGLPTELEEVQIQPILPQSCLQAPTVEAFYEELEKSEEYFVALKEKAAAENKVLRYVGKLEDGQVKVELMTVDANHAFYGLSGSDNIISFTTNRYRFNPMVIKGPGAGAEVTAGGVLADLVRVAAQ, encoded by the coding sequence ATGAAAATCCTGAAATTCGGAGGCACCTCCGTCGGCTCACCACACGCCATCGGCATGTTGTTGCAAATTGTGAAAGACCACAAGCAACGGGGCGAGGCCATTGCTTTGATCTGCTCTGCCATGAGTGGCGTAACCGATACGCTTCTCCACAGCATGACTACGGCAGCAGCAGGCGGAGAGGTACAGCCGACTCTGAAGGAAATAGAGCAGCGCCACTACGAGGTGGTGCGGGGTTTTCTGGAGGTAAAGCACCAGAACCAGGCGCTGCTGGGGCTAAAGCTATTCTTTAATGAGCTGGAGGAACTTTTCTCAGGTATAAGGACGCTGGGGGAGGTTTCGCCCCGAACAAAAGACCGCGTGGTGGCCTACGGCGAGCTTTGCTCAAACCTGATGCTGGCACATGTGGTGGGGCAGCATTGCGGACCGGCTGTTTTTGGCGATGCCCGACAGTTTATCAAAACCGACAGCACCTACGGCAAAGCCGCCGTAAACGGCCCCCTGACCGGCGACCTGACCCGCGGTTTCTTTGAGCAGAACCAGGGAGCCATACCTGTAATCACTGGCTTTGTTGCCTCGAACGAGCAAGGCGAAACCACCACCCTTGGCCGCGGCGGCTCCGACTATACCGCTGCTATAGTGGGTGCGGCAGTAGGAGCCTCCGAAATTCAGATCTGGACCGATGTGGACGGCTTTATGACCTCCGACCCGCGCATGGTGAAAAAGGCGTTTCCGCTGAAGCAGCTGTCCTACAACGAGGCAATTGAGCTTTCCTATTTCGGTGCGAAGGTGATACACCCGCCGACTATGCTGCCCGCCATTGCCAACAATATCCGGATCATCATAAAAAATACCTTTAACCCTACTTTTGAGGGCACTGTAATTGGTCCTAGAGCTACGGCGAACAGCACCCTGATCAAGGGTATTTCCTATATCCGCGATATTAGCCTGGTAAACGTGCAGGGCAGCGGAATGGTGGGACATAAAGGGTTTAGCGGCCGGTTGTTTAATACACTGGCAAACTGTGGCGTTAACGTCACGCTTATCACCCAGGCCAGTTCGGAACATAGCATCACGTTTGCCATCAGCCCGCAGGATGTGCCGGCCGCCAGCCATGCCATTCAGGAAGAGTTTGCCTACGAGCTGTTGTCCGGGAAGCTGGAGCAACCCGATATAGAGCAGGAATTAAGTATTGTGGCGGTGGTAGGCGAGAACATGCGCAACGCCAAAGGCCTGTCGGGCAAAGTGTTTAGCGCCCTCGGCCGCAGTGGCGTCAACATCAATGCCATCGCACAGGGCTCTTCCGAGCTTAACATTTCCATGGTGCTGGAGAAGCAGGACCTGCAGAAAGCGGTCAACGCCATACACGACGCCTTGTTCCTGTCGCCGGTGAAAACCCTGAACGTATTTTGCTGCGGCACCGGCACAATCGGCCATACTCTGCTCCGGCAGCTGCAGGAGCACCACGCGTACCTGGAAACCCAGCGCCATGTGAAGGTGAACCTGGCCGGCATCTGCAACAGCCGCAAAATGCTGATCCGGAGCGAGGGCATAGGCCTGGGTAACTGGCAGCAGGAACTGCAGGAAAGCGAGGACGCAGGCAACCTGGATGCGTTTGTGGAACAGGCGATCTCGCTGAACCTGCCCAACTCGGTTTTTATAGACAACACCGGCAGCGCTGTGGTGCCACAGGTATACAATACCCTTTTTCAAAGCAGCATTTCGGTGGTAACCTGCAACAAAATAGGAAACAGCGGGCCTTTTGAGGACTACAGCCGCAGCAAGCGCCTGGCCCGTAAAAACGGCGTGGACTACTGGTACGAAACCAACGTAGGGGCCGGCCTGCCCATCATCACCACCCTCCACGACCTGCTCATCAGCGGCGACGAGGTGCTGAAGATAGAGGCGATACTTTCCGGCACCATCTCTTTTATATTCAATGAGTTCAAAGGCGACAGGACCTTTGCCAGTGTGGTGCGGGAGGCGCAGGAGAAAGGCTTTACCGAGCCGGACCCGCGCGACGACCTCAGCGGCCTAGACTTTGCCCGCAAGCTACTGATACTGGCACGCGAAACCGGCTTACCGACCGAGCTGGAGGAGGTGCAAATACAGCCGATTCTACCTCAGAGCTGTTTGCAGGCACCTACGGTGGAGGCGTTTTACGAGGAGCTGGAGAAGTCGGAGGAGTACTTCGTGGCATTAAAAGAGAAAGCAGCAGCCGAAAACAAGGTACTGCGCTATGTGGGTAAGCTGGAAGATGGGCAGGTAAAGGTAGAACTGATGACCGTTGATGCGAACCATGCCTTCTATGGCTTGTCCGGGAGCGACAATATCATCTCGTTTACCACCAACCGCTATCGTTTTAACCCCATGGTGATAAAAGGTCCGGGTGCAGGCGCAGAAGTAACCGCTGGCGGTGTGTTGGCCGATCTGGTACGTGTAGCAGCTCAATAA
- a CDS encoding IS1182 family transposase encodes MQGRKDYTEKLFTSFQLSSRIPRENFYRRLKETLDLGFLYRDTKTLYGRTGNPSIDPVVFFKLMLTGYLENITSDRKLVEHCSMRMDILYFLGYDIDEELPWHSTLSRTRQLYPEALFESLFEKVFCLCADRGMVAGHTQAIDSAPIKANASMESLLVKQPKESVRMHLAGVRRENGEEGKQQGVISASEHQLKKLEKYQQKLKGAVGSPGASHGKARLVSNMTHYSPTDPDARISVKPGKARKLNYHCSLAVDTAQGVISHVQADFADGRDSQHLPGIVGKLQQRLKDHQLPMQDLVADAGYSNGANYALLEQRGITGWIPVFGKYKPEIEGFPYDEQADCFTCPAGKALPFKSYDTTADGGLVKVYLARYQDCKNCPLKSSCAPKSPCRQIRRTAYDKEYRRALQRQESTRGRRMKGLRQSTVEPVFGTLVHHYGMRKVGVRGKAGARKVMLMAAVAFNLKKYLKFNSVKAEGQAMALQKEHYRAFLSYSFTSGALFLN; translated from the coding sequence ATGCAAGGGAGAAAAGACTATACCGAAAAACTCTTCACCAGTTTCCAGTTGTCGAGCCGCATCCCCAGGGAGAACTTCTACCGGCGTCTGAAGGAAACGCTTGACCTGGGGTTCCTTTACCGGGACACCAAAACCCTTTACGGCAGAACCGGCAACCCCTCCATCGACCCAGTAGTCTTCTTCAAGCTCATGCTCACCGGCTACCTGGAGAACATCACCTCCGACCGGAAACTGGTCGAGCACTGCTCCATGCGGATGGACATCCTCTACTTCCTGGGCTACGACATCGACGAGGAGTTGCCCTGGCACTCCACGCTCTCCCGGACTCGCCAACTCTACCCCGAGGCCCTATTCGAGTCGTTGTTTGAAAAGGTCTTCTGCCTGTGCGCCGACAGGGGCATGGTGGCTGGCCATACCCAAGCCATAGACTCGGCCCCGATCAAGGCCAACGCCTCGATGGAGAGCCTGCTTGTCAAACAGCCGAAGGAGTCCGTGCGGATGCACCTAGCCGGGGTCAGAAGGGAAAACGGCGAAGAGGGCAAACAGCAGGGGGTCATCTCCGCCTCGGAGCATCAGCTCAAGAAGCTGGAGAAATATCAGCAGAAGCTAAAGGGGGCCGTCGGTTCGCCGGGTGCAAGCCACGGTAAGGCACGCCTGGTGAGCAATATGACACACTACAGTCCCACGGACCCGGACGCCCGCATCTCCGTCAAGCCCGGCAAGGCCCGGAAGCTCAACTACCACTGCAGCCTGGCCGTGGACACGGCGCAGGGCGTGATCAGCCATGTGCAGGCGGACTTCGCCGACGGCAGGGACAGCCAGCACCTGCCCGGCATCGTAGGGAAGCTGCAGCAGAGGCTGAAAGACCATCAACTTCCCATGCAGGACCTTGTGGCCGACGCGGGCTACTCCAACGGGGCCAACTACGCTTTGCTGGAGCAGCGGGGTATCACCGGCTGGATACCGGTGTTCGGCAAATACAAGCCCGAGATAGAAGGGTTCCCCTACGACGAGCAGGCGGATTGCTTCACCTGCCCGGCAGGAAAGGCCCTGCCCTTTAAGAGTTACGACACCACTGCGGACGGCGGCCTGGTGAAGGTCTACCTGGCCCGTTACCAGGACTGCAAAAATTGCCCCCTCAAGTCTTCCTGCGCCCCCAAGAGCCCCTGCCGCCAGATCCGCCGAACCGCTTACGACAAGGAGTACCGCAGGGCATTGCAGCGGCAGGAAAGTACCCGGGGCAGGCGCATGAAGGGACTCCGGCAAAGCACTGTGGAGCCGGTCTTCGGGACCTTGGTCCATCACTATGGGATGAGGAAGGTAGGCGTGCGGGGAAAAGCAGGGGCCCGCAAGGTGATGCTCATGGCTGCTGTCGCCTTCAACCTGAAGAAGTACCTGAAGTTCAACTCCGTCAAGGCAGAAGGCCAGGCAATGGCGCTGCAAAAGGAGCATTATCGGGCTTTCCTAAGCTATTCTTTCACCTCTGGGGCGCTCTTCCTGAACTGA
- a CDS encoding recombinase family protein — protein sequence MRKYVAYYRVSTKMQGQSGLGLEAQRSAVRQFVKHHDLILEEYTEVESGKKNNRAELISAIDRAKRLQATLIIAKLDRLSRNAAFIFTLRDSGVDFVCADMPEANTLTIGIFAVLAQHERELISSRTKAALSAKKEQGFTLGTPANLTEEARAKGLEVRRDNASQNRRNRQALTLIKIFREKGYTYQRIAEELNEEGYVTRNGKPFMKGTVHYLLKGSLR from the coding sequence ATGAGGAAGTATGTCGCCTATTACCGGGTATCAACCAAGATGCAGGGGCAATCGGGATTAGGATTGGAGGCGCAACGATCGGCCGTGCGTCAGTTCGTGAAACACCACGACCTGATCCTGGAGGAGTATACCGAGGTGGAGAGCGGGAAAAAAAACAATCGGGCGGAACTGATTTCCGCCATTGACCGGGCGAAGCGCCTGCAGGCCACACTGATTATTGCCAAGTTGGACCGGCTCAGCCGCAACGCAGCCTTCATCTTCACCCTTAGGGATAGCGGGGTGGACTTCGTGTGCGCGGACATGCCCGAAGCGAACACACTTACCATCGGGATCTTCGCCGTGCTCGCCCAGCACGAACGGGAGCTCATCTCCTCCCGGACGAAGGCAGCGCTCAGTGCAAAGAAGGAACAAGGGTTCACCTTGGGCACTCCCGCTAATCTGACAGAAGAGGCTCGGGCTAAAGGATTGGAAGTGCGTAGGGATAATGCGAGCCAAAATAGACGCAATCGGCAGGCATTGACGTTAATCAAGATTTTTCGTGAGAAGGGCTATACGTACCAGAGAATTGCGGAGGAGCTGAACGAAGAAGGGTATGTCACTCGGAATGGTAAGCCATTTATGAAAGGTACAGTGCATTATCTGCTGAAAGGCTCTTTAAGGTAA
- a CDS encoding thioredoxin family protein: MKNLLFVALALAFRVANAQQVPGVKFEQGLSWSQIQEKARKENKYIFLDAYTTWCKPCVLMDKNIFPQQKVGEFFNAYFISVKVQMDNSKKDTGETIKWRPDAERIKKGYNVESFPTFLFFDPKGEIVHRIEGASNTGEEFIAKAEGALSPHQKLKRKYEAGEKDPETLAQLARSAFLMRDRKLLPTVANEYLATQQDLLTEENLRYIGVATQKTTDPGFPVLRHQGDRADLVLGKGKSKGLVNTIVFDEIVFPQLVTNGVKKSFGQMSIYSGEAKESPDWPEIEKNLNGRFPELSGEVLLSSRVWYLRRVGKWSEYISLIEANKGKIGKEHMNQYANDLMIGSDDPEILAKALKWTEWLLEGAGRKNTDFLVTHSQLLYKAGKREEAIKAMTEVVQILDEKDGALKLLAQMKNGEKI; encoded by the coding sequence ATGAAGAATCTCCTTTTTGTTGCTCTGGCACTGGCATTCCGGGTAGCCAATGCACAGCAGGTACCTGGTGTCAAATTCGAGCAGGGATTGTCCTGGAGCCAGATACAGGAGAAAGCCAGGAAGGAAAACAAGTACATCTTCCTGGATGCCTATACCACCTGGTGCAAGCCCTGCGTGTTGATGGATAAGAATATCTTCCCCCAGCAGAAGGTAGGGGAATTCTTCAACGCCTATTTCATCAGCGTGAAAGTGCAGATGGACAACAGCAAAAAAGACACGGGGGAAACCATAAAGTGGAGACCTGATGCCGAAAGGATCAAAAAGGGCTACAATGTTGAGAGTTTCCCCACCTTCCTGTTCTTCGACCCTAAAGGGGAGATCGTACACCGTATTGAGGGCGCCTCCAACACAGGGGAAGAGTTCATCGCCAAGGCAGAGGGGGCCTTGAGCCCCCACCAGAAGCTGAAGAGGAAGTACGAGGCTGGGGAGAAGGACCCCGAGACCCTGGCCCAATTGGCGAGATCCGCCTTCCTGATGAGGGACAGGAAGTTATTGCCCACGGTCGCGAATGAGTACCTGGCCACTCAGCAGGACCTGCTGACGGAGGAGAACCTGAGGTACATCGGGGTCGCTACCCAGAAAACCACTGACCCGGGGTTCCCAGTGCTGCGGCACCAGGGGGACAGGGCGGACCTGGTGCTGGGGAAAGGGAAAAGCAAGGGACTGGTGAACACCATCGTCTTTGATGAGATCGTGTTTCCCCAGCTTGTCACCAATGGCGTGAAAAAAAGCTTCGGCCAGATGAGCATCTACTCGGGGGAGGCAAAGGAGTCACCCGATTGGCCGGAGATCGAGAAAAACCTGAACGGCCGTTTCCCAGAGCTGTCGGGGGAAGTCCTCTTATCCTCCAGGGTTTGGTACCTGAGGCGGGTTGGGAAATGGAGCGAGTATATTTCCCTGATTGAGGCCAACAAGGGCAAGATCGGCAAAGAACACATGAACCAATATGCCAATGACCTGATGATAGGCAGCGATGACCCTGAGATCCTGGCAAAGGCGTTGAAGTGGACGGAATGGTTACTGGAGGGCGCAGGCAGGAAGAACACGGATTTTCTGGTTACCCATTCCCAGTTGCTGTATAAAGCCGGAAAGAGGGAAGAGGCCATAAAAGCCATGACGGAGGTAGTTCAGATCCTGGATGAAAAAGATGGCGCCCTGAAGCTTCTTGCCCAAATGAAGAACGGGGAGAAGATCTAA
- a CDS encoding tyrosine-type recombinase/integrase — MYQSTASAPVLYLNPLEHGGKEFIRIWHKPDPRLTRRLKESGAAKYSKTYKCFVAHRTPQAIERLHQAFQGIALVDTRYLNRPRRLRPDLGAMVRGENRQSEPLGKLPDLPVARLQPLLYQGSEVLQVSFAYDASVYRKLKEAGPCKWLAEERCFSLGTGSGEMHRLLDCLEGVAQVWLAGTVKVRDMAVLRRLWEQTYGKEAGYIPCPLPYLEKLQLLNYSMSTIRTYHSLLVRFLNAHREQGLEAINEFAAEEVNRYHRQMVQSQAYSFSLVNQSINAVKFYFVRVLGRHGLDLTQVERPQKADRLPTVLSKAEVARILSATGNLKHRCLLQLLYAGGLRIGEVINLKITDVQSDRNLLLIRGGKGKKDRTTLLSKRLLESLRAYYREYRPKVWLFEGQQGGQYTAESIRSVFNACLQRSGVERKVTPHSLRHSFATHLLEQGTNLRYIQTLLGHRSSKTTEIYTHITSQGLEGIVSPLDNL, encoded by the coding sequence ATGTACCAGTCAACTGCCTCCGCCCCTGTCCTGTACCTCAACCCCCTGGAGCACGGGGGCAAGGAGTTCATCCGCATCTGGCACAAGCCCGACCCGCGCCTCACTAGGAGGCTTAAGGAGAGCGGAGCGGCCAAATACAGCAAGACCTACAAGTGCTTCGTGGCGCACAGGACCCCGCAAGCCATCGAGCGGCTGCACCAGGCCTTCCAGGGGATCGCCCTGGTGGACACCCGCTACCTGAACCGGCCCAGACGGCTCAGGCCGGATCTGGGGGCCATGGTGAGAGGCGAAAACCGGCAATCTGAGCCGTTGGGGAAGCTGCCGGACCTACCAGTGGCACGCCTCCAGCCTTTGCTATACCAGGGCAGTGAGGTGCTGCAGGTAAGTTTTGCCTATGACGCCAGTGTATACAGGAAACTAAAGGAAGCTGGTCCCTGCAAGTGGCTGGCAGAGGAGAGGTGCTTTTCCCTGGGGACCGGCTCGGGGGAGATGCACCGGCTCCTGGACTGCTTGGAGGGAGTTGCGCAGGTATGGCTGGCCGGCACGGTGAAGGTGCGGGATATGGCCGTGCTGCGCAGGCTCTGGGAGCAGACCTATGGCAAGGAAGCAGGCTACATCCCCTGCCCGCTGCCTTACCTGGAGAAGCTGCAGCTGCTCAACTACTCTATGAGCACCATCCGTACCTACCACTCCCTGCTGGTGCGCTTCCTGAACGCCCACCGGGAGCAGGGACTAGAGGCAATCAACGAATTTGCGGCAGAGGAGGTAAACCGCTACCATAGGCAGATGGTGCAGAGCCAGGCGTACTCCTTCTCCCTCGTCAACCAGAGCATTAACGCGGTGAAGTTCTACTTCGTGCGGGTGCTGGGTCGCCACGGGCTGGACCTGACGCAGGTGGAGCGGCCCCAGAAGGCCGACCGGCTGCCCACGGTGCTGAGCAAGGCGGAGGTGGCCAGGATACTCTCAGCCACCGGTAACCTGAAGCACCGCTGCCTGCTGCAGCTGCTCTACGCCGGGGGACTGCGTATCGGCGAGGTCATCAACCTGAAGATCACGGACGTGCAGTCTGATAGGAACCTGCTACTGATAAGGGGCGGCAAGGGGAAGAAGGACCGCACCACGCTGCTCTCCAAAAGGCTGCTGGAGAGCCTGAGGGCCTACTACCGGGAGTACCGGCCAAAGGTGTGGCTCTTCGAGGGGCAGCAGGGCGGGCAGTACACGGCAGAGAGCATCCGCAGCGTGTTCAACGCCTGCCTGCAGAGGTCCGGGGTGGAGAGGAAGGTGACGCCCCACTCTCTGAGGCACTCCTTCGCCACGCATCTCTTAGAGCAGGGAACCAACCTGCGCTACATCCAGACCCTGCTGGGACACCGGTCCAGCAAGACCACCGAGATCTACACCCACATCACCAGCCAGGGGCTGGAGGGCATCGTGAGCCCACTTGACAATCTTTGA
- a CDS encoding DUF6756 family protein, producing MFWEERIDILKKKYSSSDFRVPFSDWSEILKNIENRFVIKENDSYSFSNWADRVKNKELVVEAFLNGLQEFIERLNESQNYWVVLPLGQESTSKHMVYDCKPSVILEIADLSRTDFFIVGKKYSWFTYFNCDREADMLHIYKSGSKETPFEEVKTT from the coding sequence ATGTTCTGGGAAGAAAGAATTGACATACTAAAGAAGAAATATTCATCCTCTGATTTCAGAGTGCCTTTCTCTGACTGGTCTGAAATCCTCAAGAACATTGAAAACAGATTTGTGATAAAGGAAAACGACAGTTACTCCTTTAGTAATTGGGCTGATAGAGTAAAAAATAAGGAGTTAGTTGTAGAAGCATTTCTTAACGGATTGCAGGAGTTTATAGAAAGGCTGAATGAAAGCCAGAATTACTGGGTTGTTCTTCCATTGGGGCAGGAGTCAACTTCAAAGCATATGGTTTATGACTGTAAGCCTTCCGTTATTTTAGAGATAGCTGACCTGTCAAGGACAGACTTCTTTATAGTGGGGAAGAAGTACAGTTGGTTTACCTACTTTAACTGTGACAGGGAAGCAGATATGCTTCATATTTATAAATCGGGTAGCAAAGAAACACCTTTTGAAGAAGTAAAAACCACATAG